A genomic segment from bacterium encodes:
- a CDS encoding M6 family metalloprotease domain-containing protein, protein MTLRMNYRAGSSLSFFVLLAFLLLIEVGVAVPPSPEAIAKWKSEGIFEQKMANLRAFKEAGGCAPSTPSVLERLHRVRPAATDAAAVDTIKAVVILVDFSDWVWDGQSIAATPADFDSLLFSNRENDPIHNPSGSMTDFYLENSYGTVYIEGDIYGWYRMPNTYAFYVGDNDGLSMGSILARDAVLAANIDIDFSQYASDGNNVDGVVIVHPGAGAESGAYGIWSHKSNISGSPFLDGVQLGPYTINPEESGGGLTPIGVFTHEHGHVLGLPDLYDTDYDPATSEGLGGWSLMAGGSYNGGSRYPSSLDAWCKRKLGFVTVVNVGANLDSVAFPAVEYNPVVYQIKDSNITNGREYWLVENRQPYGFDVALPGHGLCIFHVDENVSSNNNYLRYMVALEQADGLNSLALGGSGGDGADPFPGSTNKRAFHDQSVPNSRGNVGNKLTEVGVWDITDSDSIMYADLDYTFSRPVITYTGADSLVVSDVSGGDGDGFVEPGETIEISCRLKNSMRNGYNWRMEVSTTNPDVQFINNHTLQSSQLLRTVPSVVTDNPVTFTVNSGDRSDDRRFHIDDHG, encoded by the coding sequence ATGACATTACGAATGAACTATCGTGCGGGGAGCAGTCTATCCTTTTTTGTCTTACTGGCCTTCCTGCTGTTGATCGAAGTCGGCGTGGCTGTCCCGCCATCACCTGAAGCGATCGCCAAGTGGAAATCCGAGGGGATATTCGAGCAGAAGATGGCGAATCTGCGGGCTTTCAAGGAAGCCGGCGGCTGTGCGCCATCGACGCCTTCGGTTCTCGAGCGTCTGCATCGGGTCAGACCGGCGGCGACTGATGCTGCTGCGGTTGATACGATCAAGGCAGTCGTGATCCTGGTCGATTTCTCGGACTGGGTCTGGGATGGTCAGTCGATCGCCGCTACACCGGCGGATTTCGATTCACTTCTTTTCTCCAATCGAGAGAACGATCCAATTCACAATCCTTCCGGCTCCATGACCGATTTCTATCTCGAGAACTCGTATGGAACAGTCTATATCGAGGGAGATATTTACGGCTGGTACCGGATGCCCAACACGTACGCGTTTTATGTCGGTGATAACGACGGATTAAGTATGGGGAGTATACTCGCTCGCGATGCCGTCTTGGCAGCGAATATAGATATCGATTTCAGTCAGTATGCCAGCGATGGCAATAATGTCGATGGCGTGGTGATCGTCCATCCCGGGGCAGGTGCGGAAAGCGGCGCTTACGGTATTTGGTCTCACAAGTCGAATATCTCCGGCTCTCCATTCCTCGATGGCGTACAACTTGGGCCGTACACGATCAATCCGGAAGAATCCGGCGGCGGACTGACCCCGATCGGCGTCTTCACTCACGAACATGGCCATGTACTTGGCCTCCCGGATCTCTATGACACGGATTACGATCCGGCGACGTCTGAAGGACTGGGCGGCTGGTCACTGATGGCGGGTGGTAGTTACAATGGCGGTAGCCGTTATCCTTCCTCGCTCGATGCCTGGTGCAAAAGAAAACTCGGCTTTGTGACCGTGGTAAATGTTGGTGCCAATCTTGATTCGGTTGCTTTCCCCGCGGTCGAGTACAACCCGGTGGTTTACCAGATCAAGGATTCCAATATCACCAATGGTCGGGAATATTGGCTGGTAGAGAATCGTCAGCCGTATGGCTTTGATGTCGCCCTGCCGGGGCACGGCCTTTGCATTTTCCATGTCGATGAGAATGTCTCCAGTAACAATAATTACCTTCGCTATATGGTGGCGCTTGAACAAGCCGATGGCCTGAACAGTCTGGCGCTGGGTGGAAGTGGCGGCGATGGCGCTGATCCTTTCCCCGGCAGCACCAACAAACGGGCATTCCATGACCAATCGGTCCCCAACTCACGTGGTAATGTCGGAAACAAGCTGACCGAAGTTGGCGTCTGGGATATCACCGACTCCGACTCGATCATGTACGCCGATCTGGATTACACCTTCTCACGACCGGTGATCACCTATACTGGCGCGGATTCGCTAGTTGTCTCGGACGTGAGCGGCGGCGATGGGGATGGCTTTGTCGAACCGGGCGAAACGATCGAGATCTCATGTCGCTTGAAGAACTCGATGCGGAATGGCTACAACTGGCGGATGGAAGTGTCGACCACCAATCCCGATGTCCAGTTTATAAACAATCACACTCTGCAATCATCGCAGTTGCTTCGTACGGTACCATCCGTCGTGACCGACAATCCGGTGACTTTTACGGTCAACTCCGGGGATCGTTCCGACGATCGCCGATTTCATATTGACGATCACGGTTGA
- a CDS encoding methyl-accepting chemotaxis protein: MKLTSVRARILVILGGSLVVLFTILALINGHLQTKAMTELYDQNVAALNWSLNNHIQEIMINGANEKLQPLTEESVTRGIATEMTIVNAERMIARSSIKDQVGKTSSDPAWEVVFASLADTNFTITNDQGEEYRVSYEAFANHEACQTCHDGKADQALGGIKTVISQKTMTEASGSTYSTNFWLMALTALLLLGGIAFVLQRWIFTPLSSVKQKLNRATEGDIEQQIKVNSDDEIGTFLKSIQQLIDYIRTFAGASAQVAEGDLRVAISPRSDRDQLGFAYQKMIGRLESILGQLRAIANKLSQASHEITEASAEVSGSARKQVDRVGQMSAAIEQMVATISETSRNTGQATTVSEQASRTATAGAEVVGRTIMGMQQIASKVSESAKSIGQLSASAGEISRIIEVIRDIADQTNLLALNAAIEAARAGEQGRGFAVVADEVRKLAEKTGQAATQIVGMVKEIQTQTSSAVESMESSVDQVRVGTELADKAGESLNGIVKLVEQVSEMIRQISTAAAEQNVAAEEISRNVDQFSSSTRDTAAGAEQSTETAKELGQQAEELVTIITGFKL; encoded by the coding sequence ATGAAACTGACATCGGTACGTGCGCGGATCCTCGTGATTCTCGGGGGGAGTTTGGTTGTCCTCTTCACAATTCTGGCTCTCATCAATGGTCACCTGCAAACTAAAGCAATGACGGAGCTCTACGATCAGAATGTTGCGGCGCTCAATTGGTCGCTCAATAATCATATCCAGGAGATCATGATCAACGGCGCCAATGAAAAACTGCAGCCGTTGACGGAAGAATCGGTCACGCGGGGGATCGCCACCGAAATGACCATAGTCAATGCCGAGCGGATGATCGCTCGAAGCTCCATTAAGGATCAAGTCGGGAAAACGTCCTCCGATCCGGCATGGGAGGTCGTCTTCGCTTCACTGGCTGATACCAATTTCACGATCACCAATGATCAGGGCGAAGAGTATAGAGTTTCCTACGAAGCATTTGCCAACCACGAAGCCTGTCAGACCTGTCACGACGGCAAGGCAGATCAGGCTCTGGGCGGGATCAAGACAGTCATCTCTCAGAAGACCATGACTGAGGCGTCCGGCTCAACCTACAGCACCAACTTCTGGCTGATGGCGCTGACAGCCCTGCTGTTGCTTGGTGGAATTGCCTTTGTCCTACAACGCTGGATCTTCACGCCGCTCTCAAGCGTCAAACAGAAACTGAATCGGGCGACCGAAGGTGATATCGAGCAACAGATCAAGGTGAACTCGGATGACGAGATCGGGACATTCCTCAAATCGATCCAGCAGTTGATAGACTATATCAGGACGTTCGCGGGTGCCTCGGCGCAGGTAGCTGAGGGGGACCTGCGGGTGGCGATCTCGCCGCGATCCGATCGCGATCAGCTTGGGTTCGCCTATCAGAAAATGATCGGGCGGCTGGAGTCTATTCTGGGGCAATTGCGGGCTATTGCCAACAAACTCTCGCAGGCTTCACATGAGATAACCGAGGCCTCGGCAGAGGTATCTGGGTCGGCGCGGAAGCAGGTTGATCGGGTCGGTCAGATGTCGGCCGCGATCGAGCAGATGGTCGCGACAATCAGCGAAACCAGTCGAAATACCGGTCAGGCGACAACTGTTTCAGAACAAGCCTCTCGGACTGCAACCGCTGGAGCCGAAGTAGTCGGGCGCACGATCATGGGGATGCAGCAGATCGCGTCCAAAGTGAGCGAGTCGGCCAAATCGATCGGCCAGCTCTCAGCCTCCGCTGGTGAGATCAGCCGGATAATCGAGGTGATCAGGGATATCGCCGATCAGACCAATCTGTTGGCGCTGAATGCCGCGATCGAAGCAGCGCGGGCAGGGGAGCAGGGGCGAGGATTTGCCGTAGTCGCCGACGAAGTGCGCAAGCTCGCGGAGAAGACCGGACAGGCCGCCACCCAGATCGTCGGGATGGTCAAGGAGATCCAGACGCAGACTTCTTCCGCTGTAGAGTCAATGGAGTCGAGTGTCGATCAGGTGCGAGTTGGCACTGAATTGGCCGACAAGGCCGGCGAGAGTCTGAATGGCATTGTCAAGCTGGTCGAGCAGGTCTCCGAGATGATCCGCCAGATCTCTACCGCAGCAGCGGAGCAGAATGTTGCGGCGGAAGAGATTTCCCGAAATGTCGACCAGTTTTCATCGTCAACTCGCGACACGGCCGCCGGCGCTGAGCAGTCGACCGAAACAGCCAAGGAATTGGGCCAGCAGGCTGAAGAGCTGGTGACGATCATTACCGGTTTCAAGTTGTAA
- a CDS encoding response regulator, giving the protein MKLTSVRPNLSAWKIAGIYALSGYLWILFSDRILAGMVADAETLTTLQTYKGWFYVAITALLVQWLVKRRLAAIKQVQTILQERETRFRRLFENSPVPLIEADFSEARQRLLQVRRHDQFDLRTYFNEHPDFERKLAASVIIREVNPAAANLFRANSSELLKGIIGNVRSEGLYSLARELLCRFDSGDARHETDAELLTMSGEKLSLLVSATLTPGFESNWEKIIISLADLTIHRKAEVERARLEAQLRQAQKMESIGALAGGIAHDFNNILTPLCGYTDLALEDLPASSPVREDIEQVQKAAYRGKDLVKQILSFSRRSDQQKIVIDLKHIIKETAKLLQASLPPSIEIQTELNQSIGKVLADPTQIHQVLMNLCTNAFHAMKDSGGQLTVRLSQVSLHESSAPHLASGEYVACAVTDTGCGIPPENQERIFEPFFTTKDAGEGTGLGLSVSHGIVVSHGGTITCTSQPLVGSTFTIYLPVSVDAVQEETRLTFSNLRGSERILIVDDDSVVAEVAKQMLERQGYCVACSNSPLQALERLRTASEHFDLAIFNQAMPKMSGLTLAEKVRGFNQDMPIAMLTGFGKGLDTQFLERAHISVVIAKPFTAVEIAEGVRAALSNKPSAVTAR; this is encoded by the coding sequence ATGAAGTTAACGAGTGTGCGCCCCAATCTATCTGCATGGAAAATTGCCGGGATCTATGCCCTGTCGGGCTACCTTTGGATCCTCTTCTCCGATCGCATACTTGCGGGTATGGTGGCCGACGCAGAGACTTTGACCACGCTGCAAACATACAAGGGATGGTTCTACGTTGCTATCACTGCCCTGCTGGTACAGTGGCTGGTGAAAAGGCGGCTTGCCGCGATCAAGCAAGTGCAGACTATTCTGCAGGAACGCGAAACCCGCTTCCGCAGGTTGTTTGAGAACTCCCCGGTGCCTTTGATCGAAGCTGACTTCTCCGAAGCCCGCCAGCGCCTCCTTCAAGTGCGCCGCCATGACCAATTTGATCTGCGCACTTACTTCAACGAGCATCCTGACTTCGAACGCAAACTGGCCGCTTCGGTGATAATCCGAGAGGTCAATCCGGCCGCGGCGAATCTCTTCAGAGCCAATTCCAGCGAATTGCTCAAGGGTATCATCGGAAATGTCAGGAGTGAGGGGCTATACTCATTGGCCCGCGAACTTCTCTGCCGCTTTGATTCTGGTGACGCCCGACATGAAACCGATGCGGAACTGCTGACCATGTCCGGAGAAAAGCTCTCTCTACTGGTCTCAGCTACACTGACCCCGGGATTCGAGTCCAATTGGGAGAAGATCATCATTTCGCTGGCCGATCTGACTATCCACCGCAAAGCTGAGGTTGAACGTGCGCGCCTCGAAGCCCAACTTCGTCAGGCCCAGAAGATGGAATCGATCGGTGCGCTGGCCGGCGGAATTGCCCATGACTTCAATAATATCCTGACCCCCCTCTGCGGCTACACCGATCTGGCGCTGGAGGACCTCCCGGCCAGCAGTCCGGTTCGCGAAGATATCGAGCAGGTACAAAAGGCCGCCTATCGCGGCAAGGACCTGGTCAAACAGATTCTCAGTTTCAGTCGACGGTCCGACCAGCAAAAGATCGTGATCGACCTCAAGCATATCATCAAAGAGACCGCCAAGTTACTCCAGGCCTCGTTGCCGCCGAGCATTGAGATCCAGACGGAGTTGAACCAATCGATCGGCAAAGTGCTGGCCGACCCGACTCAGATCCATCAGGTGCTGATGAACCTCTGCACCAATGCATTTCATGCGATGAAGGACAGCGGTGGTCAACTGACCGTCCGCTTGAGCCAGGTGAGCCTGCACGAATCCTCCGCGCCGCATCTTGCCTCAGGTGAATATGTCGCCTGCGCCGTCACGGATACCGGATGCGGTATCCCGCCGGAAAACCAGGAACGGATCTTCGAACCGTTTTTCACGACCAAGGATGCCGGTGAAGGTACGGGGCTTGGCCTGTCAGTTTCGCATGGCATTGTGGTTTCGCACGGCGGGACGATCACCTGCACCAGTCAGCCGTTGGTCGGATCTACCTTTACCATTTACCTCCCGGTCTCTGTTGATGCCGTCCAGGAGGAGACCAGGCTGACCTTTTCGAATCTCCGCGGAAGCGAACGAATTCTGATCGTCGATGACGATTCGGTGGTTGCCGAAGTTGCCAAGCAGATGCTGGAACGTCAGGGGTATTGCGTCGCTTGCAGTAATTCGCCGCTACAGGCACTGGAGAGATTGCGCACTGCATCGGAGCACTTCGATCTGGCGATCTTCAATCAAGCCATGCCAAAAATGAGCGGCCTGACACTGGCCGAAAAAGTCCGCGGATTCAATCAGGATATGCCGATCGCCATGCTGACCGGATTTGGCAAGGGGCTGGATACGCAATTCCTGGAGCGTGCACATATCTCTGTGGTGATCGCCAAGCCGTTTACGGCTGTCGAGATCGCCGAAGGTGTACGAGCGGCCCTTTCGAATAAGCCGTCGGCGGTCACCGCCCGCTAG
- a CDS encoding PKD domain-containing protein, producing MTSLRALTIRLTATLFGIAAVALFAGSASAQLSKADIDRLKVQAQQEGWTFTVTENEATQYSIDQLCGFKVPDVMPSDVRFDPMSAAGAAALPAAFDWRVEAGGLPPVRNQGGCGSCWAFGTVGPLECNIKIKDGLVVNLSEQYLVSCNANGYGCAGGWWEHRMHYNAPDPCNGTGAVLETDFPYVASDVACSCPHPHAYTIDGWGYIGTPYTMPSVTQLKQALMQYGPVSVAVSVNDAFQAYGGGVFNGCANGSINHAVTLVGWDDNQSGGIWIIRNSWGSNWGEGGYMRMPYNCSYIGYNATYINYRGTVWFSGNQTLAPAPADVTFTAETMLDVVSWNWTFGDGATSTVQNPTHTYTAPGCYDVTCSIQTSGGSFSTTEHECVMIHADTFSTTTAQAIAGQTVSVDVALRNFVPIAEAILPISWSGTAGIVLDSATTTGLRSAQLTLQQVHYDMTRATYKITAISPQPDIAVGTGSVLRLWFTVPSNATGGSNPITVSEYVNGTKTYSPVVTTTNGTYQPAITGGAVSICKGGDVNSDGIGPDLSDLSFMILYLTTGSPQLPYRPAANVDGAGAVDLSDLSRLITFLTASGAPLSCGQ from the coding sequence ATGACATCGTTACGTGCGCTCACCATCCGATTAACCGCCACACTTTTCGGAATTGCTGCAGTTGCCTTGTTTGCCGGTTCGGCATCCGCCCAACTTTCAAAGGCCGATATCGATCGCCTCAAAGTTCAGGCACAACAGGAAGGCTGGACCTTTACCGTCACCGAAAACGAAGCCACGCAATATTCGATCGATCAGTTGTGCGGATTCAAGGTGCCGGATGTGATGCCTTCGGATGTTCGCTTTGACCCGATGTCGGCAGCGGGAGCGGCGGCTCTTCCAGCCGCATTTGACTGGAGAGTCGAGGCTGGTGGCCTTCCGCCGGTCCGAAATCAAGGGGGATGCGGAAGTTGCTGGGCCTTTGGCACGGTCGGTCCGCTCGAATGTAATATCAAGATCAAAGATGGTTTGGTGGTCAATCTCTCCGAGCAATATCTCGTCTCCTGCAATGCCAACGGCTACGGTTGTGCCGGCGGGTGGTGGGAGCACCGCATGCACTATAACGCGCCAGATCCGTGCAACGGTACCGGCGCGGTTCTGGAGACTGATTTCCCATATGTTGCGTCGGATGTTGCCTGTTCCTGTCCGCATCCGCATGCATATACGATCGACGGATGGGGATATATCGGCACTCCATATACGATGCCGTCTGTTACGCAACTCAAACAGGCACTAATGCAATACGGCCCGGTGTCGGTAGCGGTTAGTGTGAACGATGCATTTCAGGCCTACGGCGGCGGCGTCTTTAACGGCTGCGCCAATGGTTCGATCAATCATGCCGTCACGCTGGTTGGTTGGGATGACAATCAATCCGGTGGTATCTGGATCATCCGCAATTCCTGGGGGTCCAACTGGGGTGAGGGCGGCTATATGCGGATGCCTTACAATTGCTCCTACATTGGATACAACGCTACCTATATCAATTACCGCGGGACTGTCTGGTTCAGCGGAAACCAGACGCTGGCCCCAGCTCCTGCCGATGTGACATTCACTGCTGAGACGATGCTGGATGTAGTTAGCTGGAACTGGACATTTGGCGATGGCGCAACGTCCACAGTGCAGAACCCAACGCATACGTACACGGCGCCTGGGTGCTATGACGTGACGTGCAGCATTCAGACCTCGGGTGGTTCATTCTCGACGACTGAGCATGAGTGCGTGATGATCCATGCCGACACTTTTAGCACAACCACAGCTCAGGCGATCGCCGGACAAACAGTGTCTGTTGATGTTGCCCTGCGGAATTTTGTGCCGATAGCCGAAGCGATTCTTCCGATCTCCTGGTCGGGGACAGCCGGAATTGTCCTTGATTCGGCGACCACGACCGGCCTGCGAAGCGCGCAGTTGACGTTGCAGCAAGTTCACTATGACATGACGCGTGCAACCTATAAGATCACAGCGATCTCGCCTCAACCCGATATCGCCGTGGGGACGGGGTCAGTCCTGCGACTCTGGTTTACCGTACCGTCAAATGCTACAGGCGGATCAAATCCGATCACTGTTTCGGAATATGTTAACGGCACGAAGACCTATTCACCGGTGGTAACGACCACAAATGGCACCTACCAACCGGCTATTACCGGCGGCGCTGTCAGCATCTGCAAAGGTGGCGATGTAAACTCTGATGGAATCGGTCCGGACCTTTCCGACCTCTCCTTCATGATCCTCTATCTGACCACCGGTTCACCGCAATTGCCGTATCGTCCGGCGGCAAACGTGGATGGCGCCGGGGCGGTTGATCTTTCGGATCTTTCCCGACTGATCACCTTCCTGACCGCGTCAGGCGCACCGCTGAGTTGCGGGCAATAG